TGTTCCCAGGTCGGCGGCCACCTGGAGGGCCATGGTCAGGTCGGCCTCGCCGAAGGGCGTGGGCTCGGTGACCATCACGGCGTAGTCCACCTGGCTCAGGACGGCCACCACGGAGCAGGCCGTGCCGGGCGGCGAATCGATGATCTCCACGCCTTCGCGGCTTGTGCTGTCCAGCAGCTCTTCGATAACGGGCACGGCATTCATCTCGCCGGTGTTGAGCCGGCCCTCCACAATCTGACCGCCTTCAATCCTGTAGCGCCGGAGCTCCCCCACCGGACGGGGGTACTCGGTGATCGCCCCGGTGGGGCAGACCATGGCGCAGACCCCGCAGGCGTGGCAGAGTTCGTCGGTCACGATGGCGGGCTTATCGCCAAAGACATTGATCGCCCCGAAGCGGCACTCCTCGGCGCATCTCCCGCAGGAGGTGCACTTCTCGGGGTCCACGCCGGGCACATCCACGTTCACGAGGCTGCTTTCCAGCGGTGTTCCTTCCAGAATCAGGGCGAGGTTGGGCTCCTCCACGTCGGCGTCGAGCCCCGTCGCCCCCTTCCAGGCCGAGAGCAGCGAGGCGGTGACACAGGTCTTGCCCGTTCCTCCCTTGCCGCTCGCAACGGCTATTCGCATGGTTTCATCCACTCCGTTTCCTCATGCTAGTGTTCGTGGCCGGTCTCCCCGTGGCTGCAGGAACTCTCCCCGCAGACGATCCGGCCCGCGGCCGCCGCCTCGACGGCCTCCTCCACGGTTCCGCCGACACCCACGAAGGTTTCGATCCCCAGCTGCTCGAAGACCGCGCAGGCCTTCCGGCCCATACCGCGGGCCAGCACCCACTGCGCCCCCTCGTCGCTGAGCCATCGGGGGATGGCGCCCGGCGCGTGGCCTGGGTTCTCTTCCTTCCAGGTGGAGACCACCCTGCCTTCCTCGATATCGGCAAACACATAGTAGGGCGCCCTGCCGAAGTGAGCGGCCACCTCTCCGTTCTCTGCTGCGATCGCGACACGCATGTCGTTTCCCCCTTCGATGTGGTCTTCGTTCTCGCGCGGATACGCGGCCCCTATCTTACCAAGAA
The DNA window shown above is from Synergistales bacterium and carries:
- a CDS encoding NifB/NifX family molybdenum-iron cluster-binding protein, which translates into the protein MRVAIAAENGEVAAHFGRAPYYVFADIEEGRVVSTWKEENPGHAPGAIPRWLSDEGAQWVLARGMGRKACAVFEQLGIETFVGVGGTVEEAVEAAAAGRIVCGESSCSHGETGHEH
- a CDS encoding ATP-binding protein — its product is MRIAVASGKGGTGKTCVTASLLSAWKGATGLDADVEEPNLALILEGTPLESSLVNVDVPGVDPEKCTSCGRCAEECRFGAINVFGDKPAIVTDELCHACGVCAMVCPTGAITEYPRPVGELRRYRIEGGQIVEGRLNTGEMNAVPVIEELLDSTSREGVEIIDSPPGTACSVVAVLSQVDYAVMVTEPTPFGEADLTMALQVAADLGTPAGVVVNRSDMGRADIGALAERFGAPVLGELPFSREVAAAYARGVPPYQVDEGWRKVIDGVIAELKERGGIA